A single window of Vibrio alfacsensis DNA harbors:
- the arcB gene encoding aerobic respiration two-component sensor histidine kinase ArcB gives MKPMKNLAQYYVDLLVKLGIVRFSILLALALVALAVVVQVGITLALQGSVGDIDLVRSVFFGLLITPWAVYFLSVVVDQLEESRQRLTKLVSKLKDMRSRDQELNFQLQQNIEKLNQEIEERIKAEEGREEAMQDLENEVFQRERTQVELAERTALLRSFIDASPDLIYYRNADGVFSGCNRAMEELTGKKEHQLVGLSPWDVYSKEVAEHIVDTDQKVFDDNQAITYEQWLDYPDGRKHYFELRKVPFYSKDGRHLGLVGFGRDITERKRHEESLEKASRDKTTFISTISHELRTPLNGIVGLSRMLLDSQLTEEQRKHMQTINVSAITLGNIFNDIIDMDKFDRRKLELLPAPLNFEDFVAEIESISALMAEQKGLRFDLERLSALPQVIEVDATRLRQVIWNLVSNAMKFTKEGGVVMTVSAEVDEDYATIIMEVEDTGIGIPEEELDKIFAMYYQVKSGKDNLHAVGTGIGLAVSQQLINMMDGEITVASEEGFGSTFTVSIHIPVVEQQAPAIDVKRESVHLNIFMVEDIELNVTVAKSLLESLGHSVTVAMTGKEALVNFVPEEYDLVLLDIQLPDMTGFDVANYYREHYDTLPPLVALTANVVKERREYLDNGMDDVISKPLAVQAIQTVIDKFLLQNDESKPMVTSISDEVEESVVVSSPMINTHLLDLDMLESYVDIVGVKPVYDSINMFEKMMPDYIDVLDSNMMAKDQDGIVSEAHKIKGAAGSIGLKHIQSVAQKAQSPDMPAWWENISDWVEEIKNEYQNDIQVLKSWLEQRK, from the coding sequence ATGAAGCCCATGAAAAATCTCGCCCAGTATTATGTTGATCTACTTGTTAAGCTGGGGATTGTCCGTTTCTCAATTTTACTCGCATTAGCGCTGGTGGCCTTGGCCGTTGTTGTTCAGGTGGGGATTACTCTAGCACTGCAAGGCAGTGTGGGTGATATCGACTTGGTTCGTTCGGTTTTTTTTGGCCTATTGATCACACCTTGGGCGGTGTATTTTCTTTCTGTTGTGGTTGACCAACTCGAAGAATCCCGCCAACGTTTGACCAAATTGGTCTCGAAGCTAAAAGATATGCGTTCACGCGATCAAGAATTGAACTTCCAGCTGCAACAAAACATTGAAAAGCTGAATCAAGAGATTGAAGAGCGAATTAAGGCAGAAGAAGGCCGCGAAGAAGCGATGCAAGATCTTGAGAATGAGGTCTTTCAACGTGAGCGCACGCAGGTTGAATTAGCTGAGCGTACAGCGCTGCTTCGCTCTTTTATTGATGCGTCGCCCGATCTGATTTATTACCGAAATGCGGATGGCGTTTTTTCGGGCTGTAACCGAGCAATGGAAGAGTTAACAGGCAAGAAAGAACATCAACTCGTCGGGTTAAGCCCATGGGATGTTTATAGCAAAGAAGTCGCAGAGCATATAGTCGATACAGACCAGAAAGTGTTCGATGACAATCAAGCGATCACTTATGAGCAGTGGCTTGATTACCCTGATGGCCGTAAACATTACTTTGAGCTGCGTAAAGTGCCTTTTTACAGCAAAGATGGGCGTCACCTTGGTTTGGTCGGTTTTGGACGCGATATTACAGAACGCAAGCGTCATGAAGAGTCATTAGAGAAAGCCAGCCGTGACAAAACCACTTTTATCTCAACCATTAGTCATGAACTGCGTACCCCTTTAAATGGTATTGTGGGTTTGAGTCGAATGTTGCTCGATAGTCAACTTACGGAAGAGCAACGCAAACACATGCAAACCATCAATGTCAGCGCAATCACACTCGGTAATATCTTCAATGACATCATCGATATGGATAAGTTTGATCGTCGAAAACTGGAACTGTTGCCAGCCCCACTTAACTTTGAAGATTTTGTCGCGGAGATAGAAAGTATTTCCGCACTGATGGCGGAGCAAAAAGGGCTACGCTTTGATTTAGAACGATTGAGCGCTCTACCACAGGTTATCGAAGTGGATGCGACGCGTTTGCGCCAAGTCATTTGGAATCTTGTTAGTAACGCGATGAAATTTACCAAAGAGGGCGGTGTGGTCATGACCGTCAGCGCAGAAGTCGATGAAGATTACGCGACCATCATTATGGAAGTTGAAGATACCGGTATCGGCATCCCGGAAGAAGAACTCGATAAGATTTTTGCTATGTACTATCAAGTGAAGTCAGGCAAAGACAATTTACATGCAGTAGGTACAGGTATCGGCTTAGCGGTGTCTCAGCAGTTGATCAATATGATGGATGGTGAAATTACCGTCGCGAGTGAAGAGGGGTTTGGCAGTACCTTTACGGTGTCTATCCACATCCCTGTTGTTGAACAACAAGCACCTGCCATTGATGTTAAACGCGAGAGCGTGCACCTGAATATCTTCATGGTGGAAGATATTGAGCTGAATGTCACGGTTGCTAAATCGTTACTTGAAAGTTTAGGTCATTCCGTGACTGTCGCAATGACAGGTAAAGAGGCACTGGTGAACTTTGTTCCAGAAGAATATGACTTAGTTTTGCTGGATATTCAGCTGCCCGATATGACGGGCTTTGATGTTGCAAACTACTATCGAGAGCATTACGACACTTTACCGCCGCTGGTTGCACTTACGGCCAATGTGGTGAAAGAGCGTCGTGAGTACTTGGATAATGGTATGGATGATGTGATCAGTAAACCATTGGCCGTTCAAGCGATTCAAACCGTCATTGATAAGTTTCTTTTACAAAATGATGAGAGCAAACCGATGGTGACTTCGATCTCCGATGAGGTTGAAGAGAGTGTTGTTGTCTCATCACCTATGATTAATACACATTTGCTCGATCTGGATATGTTAGAGTCTTATGTAGACATCGTCGGCGTAAAACCTGTTTACGATAGCATCAATATGTTTGAAAAAATGATGCCTGACTATATTGATGTTTTGGACTCCAATATGATGGCCAAAGATCAAGATGGCATTGTTTCAGAAGCGCATAAAATAAAAGGTGCGGCAGGATCGATCGGCCTTAAACACATTCAAAGCGTTGCACAGAAAGCGCAATCACCCGATATGCCTGCTTGGTGGGAAAACATATCTGATTGGGTAGAGGAAATAAAAAACGAGTATCAAAACGATATTCAAGTGTTAAAAAGTTGGTTGGAACAGAGGAAGTAA
- a CDS encoding glutamate synthase subunit beta, with protein sequence MGKPTGFLEHGRELPQKIDPAERIKNNKEFVLNEEFGDKINTQASRCMDCGVPFCHNGCPIGNIIPEFNDAVYRDSWEEAWNILSSTNNFPEFTGRVCPAPCESACVLGINQDPITICNIEKTIVETAYREGYAKPKTPRSRTGKTVAIIGSGPAGLAAAEQLNSAGHTVTVFERDEKVGGLLRFGIPDFKLGMDVIDRKINLMAEAGIEFKVNQHIGVDVNAQQLRQEYDVVLLTGGSTVPRDLPVPGRELNGVYFAMQFLGQNNRRANNMDLKTEEIHAKGKHVVVIGGGDTGSDCVGTSNRHGAASITQVEIMPIPPEKRPANMPWPQYPMIMRTSTSHEEGVDRHWNILTKEFIGNDKGEVTGLRLADIVWQDAKPGERPSFKEVEGSERVIPCDMAFLAMGFLHPEPTGVLAQLDIALDDRGNVATQGFATNQEGVFAAGDMRTGQSLVVRCINEGRECARAIDDYLMGSTNLEAKADSLMLSA encoded by the coding sequence ATGGGTAAGCCTACTGGATTTTTAGAGCATGGTCGTGAACTGCCACAGAAGATCGACCCAGCTGAACGTATCAAGAACAACAAAGAGTTTGTTCTGAACGAGGAGTTTGGTGACAAGATCAATACTCAAGCTTCTCGTTGTATGGATTGTGGTGTGCCGTTTTGTCATAACGGCTGCCCTATCGGTAACATCATCCCAGAGTTTAACGATGCGGTTTATCGTGATAGCTGGGAAGAAGCATGGAACATTCTAAGCTCGACTAATAACTTCCCTGAGTTTACTGGTCGTGTGTGTCCGGCTCCATGTGAGAGTGCTTGTGTACTAGGCATCAACCAAGACCCAATTACTATCTGTAATATCGAGAAAACCATCGTAGAAACAGCGTATCGTGAAGGGTACGCCAAACCAAAAACACCGCGTTCTCGCACTGGTAAAACCGTTGCGATCATCGGTTCGGGTCCTGCTGGCCTTGCGGCTGCTGAGCAGCTAAACAGCGCTGGTCATACTGTGACGGTATTCGAACGAGACGAGAAAGTGGGCGGCCTACTACGTTTTGGTATCCCTGATTTCAAGCTGGGCATGGATGTCATTGATCGCAAAATCAACTTGATGGCAGAAGCGGGTATTGAATTCAAAGTTAACCAACATATCGGTGTCGACGTAAACGCTCAACAACTTCGTCAAGAATACGATGTTGTGCTTCTTACTGGTGGCTCAACCGTTCCACGTGATCTTCCAGTTCCTGGGCGCGAGCTAAATGGTGTTTACTTTGCCATGCAGTTCCTTGGTCAAAACAACCGTCGTGCAAATAACATGGACCTAAAAACGGAAGAAATTCACGCAAAAGGTAAACATGTGGTTGTCATCGGTGGCGGTGATACCGGCTCTGATTGTGTTGGTACATCAAACCGTCATGGCGCAGCAAGCATCACTCAGGTTGAGATCATGCCGATTCCGCCAGAAAAACGCCCTGCAAACATGCCGTGGCCACAGTATCCAATGATCATGCGCACATCGACTTCCCATGAAGAAGGCGTTGATCGTCACTGGAACATCCTGACCAAAGAGTTCATTGGTAATGACAAGGGTGAAGTTACAGGTCTTCGTTTAGCTGACATCGTTTGGCAAGATGCGAAACCAGGCGAGCGTCCGAGCTTCAAAGAAGTAGAAGGTAGCGAGCGAGTGATCCCATGTGATATGGCATTCCTAGCGATGGGCTTCCTGCACCCAGAACCAACAGGTGTACTTGCTCAACTGGATATCGCTTTAGATGATCGCGGCAACGTAGCAACTCAAGGCTTTGCGACGAACCAAGAAGGCGTATTTGCTGCTGGTGATATGCGAACAGGCCAATCTCTGGTTGTTCGTTGTATCAACGAAGGGCGTGAATGTGCTCGTGCTATCGATGACTATCTCATGGGTAGTACAAACTTAGAAGCAAAAGCAGATTCACTGATGCTTTCTGCGTAA
- a CDS encoding TIGR01212 family radical SAM protein (This family includes YhcC from E. coli K-12, an uncharacterized radical SAM protein.): protein MQLHELVNTLGQDLQRRYGEKVHKLTLHGGFSCPNRDGTIGRGGCTFCNVASFADEEVQIQSIHDQLKDRAGEIHRAKKYLAYFQAYTSTYAEVQVLKNMYEEALKAADIVGLCVGTRPDCVPDAVLDLLSGYVKQGYEIWLELGLQTANNNTLKRINRGHDFECYAEITKRARALGIKVCTHLIVGLPKETRDDNVDTLRKVLEVGTDGIKLHGLHIVEGSTMAKAWRAGKLEAPELEEYVAIASELIRMTPKEVVYHRVSSAARRPTLLSPLWCENRWLAMTEIGRALDREGPQGSLNGDAFVYTKPELKSE from the coding sequence ATGCAGTTACATGAATTGGTCAATACGCTTGGCCAAGATCTTCAGCGTCGTTATGGCGAGAAAGTTCATAAGTTGACTTTACACGGTGGCTTCAGCTGCCCAAACCGCGACGGCACGATTGGCCGAGGCGGTTGTACATTTTGTAATGTCGCTTCGTTTGCGGACGAAGAAGTGCAGATCCAAAGTATTCATGATCAACTAAAGGATCGAGCTGGTGAGATTCACCGTGCGAAAAAGTACCTTGCATATTTTCAGGCTTACACCAGTACCTATGCAGAAGTTCAAGTGCTTAAGAACATGTATGAAGAAGCATTGAAAGCCGCTGACATCGTGGGGTTGTGCGTGGGGACGCGTCCTGACTGTGTTCCTGATGCGGTATTAGATTTACTCTCTGGTTATGTAAAACAAGGCTATGAAATTTGGTTAGAACTGGGTCTGCAAACGGCAAACAACAACACGCTTAAGCGCATTAACCGTGGTCATGACTTCGAGTGTTATGCAGAAATTACCAAACGTGCTCGCGCTCTAGGCATCAAAGTTTGTACACACTTGATAGTCGGCTTACCTAAAGAAACTCGAGATGACAACGTCGACACACTACGTAAAGTGTTGGAAGTGGGTACAGATGGTATTAAGCTTCATGGGCTGCATATCGTTGAGGGTAGTACGATGGCGAAAGCGTGGCGAGCAGGAAAACTAGAAGCGCCAGAGCTTGAAGAGTATGTTGCGATCGCCAGTGAGTTGATTCGTATGACGCCTAAAGAGGTGGTTTACCATCGAGTATCTTCTGCTGCCCGTCGTCCAACCTTGCTTTCTCCTCTATGGTGTGAAAACCGCTGGCTGGCGATGACGGAGATAGGACGCGCGCTTGATCGAGAGGGGCCTCAAGGCAGCTTAAATGGTGATGCGTTTGTTTATACCAAGCCTGAACTAAAATCTGAATAA
- the gltB gene encoding glutamate synthase large subunit, which produces MVDREQNSQGLYTPELEHDACGIGFVAHLKNRKSHEVVTQALDMLARMEHRGGQGCDPCSGDGAGILLQKPHEFLLEEAVKLGIKLPSFEKYGVGVVLFPKDEYKREQCRDILERNAQRLDLEVIGYRVLPTDNSMIGADPLSTEPQFEHVFISGGPGITPEELERKLYVLRNYTVRVCLESVSNIGDDFYINSMSYKTLVYKGQLTTEQVPQYFLDLQNPTMVTALALVHSRFSTNTFPKWRLAQPFRYIAHNGEINTVRGNLNWMKAREAILESDLFTQAEIDMLLPICQEGSSDSSNFDMALELLVLSGRSLPHALMMMIPEAWQENKNMDPKRRAFYQYHANIMEPWDGPASVCFTDGVQVGATLDRNGLRPSRYTVTKDNFLVMASESGVVDIEPENVEFRGRLQPGRIFVADLEQGRIISDEEVKDTIATAQPYEKWVEENLLSLKKLPDASNQFSQPSPERLLHRQQAFGVSTEEVNEIIVPMANDAKEPLSAMGADWPLAVLSHQSQHLSNYFKQLFAQVTNPPIDPIRERMVMSLNTYLGKDQNLLTETPLHCQKVELESPVLANSELEKLRAIDNEHLQAKTLDIVFQANEDQGKLERALKRICQYAEDAVIDGYSIILLTDRAVNSNHAAIPAMLAVGAVHHHLIRKGLRAKCDIVVETGDARETHHFATLLGYGANAVNPYLVIETIIELQRTKKLDPEANPRDLFNNYRKAINGGLLKIFSKMGISTLQSYHGAQIFEALGIHKSVVDKYFTGTVSRIQGLTLDDIAKEVLIRHRIGYPQREIPIQMLDVGGVYQWKQRGEKHLFNPETISLLQESTRNKNYDQFKQYATAVDKQGDNAVTLRSQLEFIKNPAGSISIDEVEPIESIVKRFATGAMSFGSISYEAHSTLAVAMNRLGAKSNSGEGGEDPMRFERKENGDWERSAIKQVASGRFGVTSYYLTNAEELQIKMAQGAKPGEGGQLPGDKVDDWIGATRHSTPGVGLISPPPHHDIYSIEDLAQLIYDLKNANRAGRVNVKLVSEAGVGTIASGVAKAKADVVLIAGFDGGTGASPMSSIRHTGLPWELGLAETHQTLLKNGLRNRIVVQADGQMKTPRDLAVATLLGAEEWGVATAALVVEGCIMMRKCHKNTCPVGIATQNKTLRERFDGRVEDVVTFFQYMAQGLREIMAELGFRTIDEMVGQGQKLKVRQDVSHWKYKNLDLSPVLHVEQAREADGVFNQTQQNHNLEDVLDRKLIQAAIPALEKGEAVNAEFPIVNTDRSAGTMLSNEISKVYKDAGLPQPMNVKFKGSAGQSFGAFLAKGVKFEVEGDANDYWGKGLSGGTLVLYPDAKSSIVAEDNIVVGNVCFYGATSGESFIRGMAGERFCVRNSGAKVVVEGVGDHGCEYMTGGAAIILGSTGRNFAAGMSGGVAYVWDKSGDFESKLNPELVDLDPIEQEDRDLLLDMLTKHVQFTGSEVAQSFLDNFEASLASMVKVMPRDYKAVLQKRKAEAQSQGNETQAEAV; this is translated from the coding sequence ATGGTAGATAGAGAGCAAAATTCACAGGGTCTGTACACTCCGGAGCTGGAGCATGACGCTTGTGGTATCGGTTTTGTTGCTCACCTTAAAAACCGTAAATCTCATGAAGTAGTGACTCAAGCACTGGATATGCTGGCTCGCATGGAACACCGTGGTGGTCAAGGTTGTGACCCATGCAGCGGTGACGGTGCGGGTATCTTGCTACAAAAACCTCATGAATTCCTATTAGAAGAAGCCGTTAAGCTTGGCATTAAGCTGCCATCATTTGAAAAGTATGGTGTTGGTGTCGTTCTTTTCCCGAAAGACGAATACAAACGCGAACAATGCCGTGACATTCTAGAACGCAACGCACAGCGTCTAGATCTTGAAGTTATCGGCTACCGCGTTTTGCCAACTGACAACTCAATGATCGGTGCAGACCCACTAAGCACAGAGCCTCAGTTTGAGCATGTGTTTATCTCTGGTGGCCCTGGCATTACACCTGAAGAGCTAGAGCGCAAACTGTACGTACTTCGTAACTACACTGTGCGTGTTTGCCTAGAAAGCGTTTCAAACATTGGTGACGACTTCTACATTAACTCCATGTCATACAAGACATTGGTGTACAAAGGTCAGTTAACGACAGAGCAAGTACCTCAGTACTTCCTTGATCTGCAAAACCCGACCATGGTGACCGCACTGGCACTAGTACACTCTCGCTTCTCTACCAATACTTTCCCGAAATGGCGTCTTGCACAGCCTTTCCGTTACATTGCCCACAACGGTGAAATCAATACAGTTCGCGGTAACTTGAACTGGATGAAAGCCCGTGAAGCAATTCTAGAATCAGACCTGTTTACTCAGGCTGAAATCGACATGCTTCTTCCAATCTGTCAGGAAGGCAGCTCGGATTCATCTAACTTTGACATGGCACTTGAGCTCCTAGTTCTTTCTGGTCGCAGCCTGCCACATGCGTTGATGATGATGATCCCGGAAGCATGGCAAGAAAACAAAAACATGGATCCTAAGCGTCGCGCGTTCTATCAATACCACGCGAACATCATGGAACCATGGGATGGCCCCGCTTCAGTGTGTTTTACTGACGGTGTTCAAGTTGGTGCGACACTAGACCGTAACGGTTTGCGCCCTTCTCGATACACAGTAACCAAAGACAACTTCCTAGTGATGGCATCAGAATCTGGTGTTGTGGATATTGAACCAGAGAACGTAGAGTTCCGTGGTCGTCTACAACCAGGTCGTATCTTCGTTGCAGACCTAGAGCAAGGTCGCATCATCTCTGATGAAGAAGTGAAAGACACCATCGCAACAGCGCAGCCTTACGAGAAGTGGGTAGAAGAAAACCTACTAAGCTTGAAGAAACTGCCAGATGCAAGCAACCAGTTCAGCCAACCTTCTCCAGAGCGTTTGCTACACCGTCAACAAGCTTTCGGTGTAAGCACTGAAGAAGTAAACGAAATCATCGTTCCAATGGCGAATGATGCGAAAGAGCCATTATCAGCAATGGGTGCCGACTGGCCTCTTGCGGTTCTATCTCATCAGTCACAGCATCTTTCAAACTACTTCAAACAGCTGTTTGCACAGGTAACTAACCCACCGATCGACCCGATCCGTGAGCGTATGGTTATGTCGCTGAACACTTACTTGGGTAAAGACCAAAACCTTCTGACTGAAACACCACTTCACTGTCAGAAAGTCGAATTGGAATCACCAGTTCTGGCGAACTCTGAACTTGAGAAACTGCGTGCGATCGATAACGAGCACCTACAAGCGAAGACGTTGGATATCGTATTCCAAGCCAATGAAGATCAAGGTAAGCTTGAACGTGCACTAAAACGTATCTGCCAATACGCAGAAGACGCGGTTATCGATGGTTACTCAATCATCCTACTAACTGACCGTGCAGTGAACTCAAACCACGCAGCGATTCCAGCAATGCTGGCAGTTGGCGCAGTGCACCACCACTTGATCCGTAAAGGTCTACGTGCGAAGTGTGACATCGTGGTTGAAACTGGTGACGCGCGTGAAACGCACCACTTTGCAACGCTACTTGGTTACGGTGCGAATGCGGTTAACCCTTATCTAGTGATTGAAACCATCATTGAACTTCAACGTACGAAGAAGTTGGATCCAGAAGCGAACCCTCGCGATCTGTTCAACAACTACCGTAAAGCGATCAATGGCGGTCTTCTGAAGATCTTCTCGAAGATGGGTATTTCAACGCTACAGTCGTACCACGGCGCGCAAATCTTCGAAGCCTTGGGCATCCACAAATCAGTGGTCGACAAATACTTCACTGGTACAGTTTCTCGTATCCAAGGTCTCACCCTTGATGATATCGCCAAAGAAGTGCTGATCCGTCACCGCATCGGTTACCCACAACGCGAAATCCCAATTCAAATGCTGGATGTTGGTGGTGTTTACCAATGGAAACAGCGTGGTGAGAAGCACCTATTCAACCCAGAAACCATTTCTCTACTGCAAGAGTCTACGCGCAACAAGAACTACGATCAGTTCAAGCAGTACGCGACAGCCGTAGATAAACAAGGTGACAACGCGGTAACCCTGCGTAGCCAACTTGAGTTCATTAAGAACCCTGCCGGTTCTATCTCTATCGACGAAGTCGAGCCAATTGAAAGCATCGTGAAACGCTTCGCGACAGGTGCAATGTCATTCGGTTCTATTTCTTACGAAGCACACTCCACACTGGCTGTTGCGATGAACCGTCTTGGCGCGAAATCGAACTCTGGTGAAGGTGGTGAAGACCCAATGCGTTTCGAGCGCAAAGAGAACGGCGATTGGGAACGCTCTGCGATCAAGCAGGTGGCTTCAGGTCGTTTCGGCGTAACCTCTTACTACCTAACTAACGCTGAAGAGCTGCAAATCAAAATGGCTCAAGGCGCGAAGCCAGGTGAAGGTGGTCAGCTACCAGGCGATAAAGTCGATGACTGGATCGGTGCAACACGTCACTCGACTCCGGGCGTTGGCCTTATCTCGCCACCACCACACCACGATATCTATTCAATCGAAGATTTGGCTCAGCTTATCTACGACTTGAAGAACGCGAACCGCGCGGGCCGTGTCAACGTTAAGCTGGTATCGGAAGCTGGCGTAGGTACGATCGCTTCTGGTGTAGCGAAAGCGAAAGCGGACGTTGTACTAATCGCAGGTTTTGACGGTGGTACTGGTGCATCCCCAATGTCTTCAATCCGTCATACTGGTCTTCCTTGGGAACTTGGCTTGGCAGAAACGCACCAAACGCTACTGAAGAACGGTCTACGTAACCGTATCGTGGTTCAAGCGGATGGTCAGATGAAGACACCTCGCGACCTTGCAGTGGCAACACTACTAGGTGCAGAAGAATGGGGCGTGGCAACCGCAGCCCTAGTGGTTGAGGGTTGTATCATGATGCGTAAGTGTCATAAGAACACTTGCCCAGTTGGTATCGCAACTCAGAATAAGACACTTCGCGAACGCTTTGATGGTCGTGTAGAAGACGTCGTAACTTTCTTCCAGTACATGGCACAAGGTCTCCGTGAAATCATGGCGGAACTTGGTTTCCGTACGATCGACGAAATGGTTGGTCAAGGACAGAAACTAAAAGTTCGCCAAGATGTATCTCATTGGAAATACAAGAATCTTGACCTATCACCAGTTCTTCACGTTGAACAAGCGCGCGAAGCGGATGGCGTGTTCAATCAAACACAGCAAAACCACAACTTAGAAGATGTCTTGGATCGCAAACTGATTCAAGCCGCCATTCCTGCACTAGAGAAAGGTGAAGCGGTAAATGCCGAGTTCCCAATCGTTAACACGGACCGCTCTGCGGGTACTATGCTGTCGAACGAAATCTCGAAAGTGTACAAAGATGCAGGTCTACCTCAACCAATGAACGTTAAGTTCAAAGGCTCTGCGGGTCAGTCATTTGGCGCATTCCTAGCAAAAGGGGTGAAGTTCGAAGTGGAAGGTGATGCCAACGACTACTGGGGTAAAGGCTTGTCCGGCGGCACGCTAGTGCTATATCCAGATGCGAAGTCGAGCATTGTCGCGGAAGACAACATCGTGGTTGGTAACGTATGTTTCTACGGCGCAACTTCAGGTGAGTCTTTCATTCGTGGTATGGCTGGTGAACGTTTCTGTGTTCGTAACTCAGGTGCGAAAGTCGTCGTCGAAGGTGTTGGTGACCACGGTTGTGAATACATGACTGGCGGTGCAGCCATCATCCTTGGTTCAACAGGCCGTAACTTTGCCGCAGGTATGAGTGGTGGTGTGGCTTACGTATGGGATAAATCAGGCGACTTTGAGTCAAAACTGAACCCAGAACTCGTAGACCTAGATCCAATCGAGCAAGAAGACAGAGATCTATTACTCGACATGCTAACCAAGCATGTTCAATTCACAGGAAGTGAAGTCGCTCAGTCTTTCCTAGACAACTTTGAAGCAAGCTTAGCCTCTATGGTTAAAGTGATGCCGCGTGACTACAAAGCGGTTCTTCAAAAACGTAAAGCTGAAGCGCAGTCTCAAGGAAACGAAACTCAAGCGGAGGCAGTATAA